The following DNA comes from Chitinophaga nivalis.
CGGAATCTGACTGTTTAATTGTTTATGCAAAAAACTGATGGTGGTATCATCGCCGGATTGTTCCTGCATAGTGATACTGGCAACACTGTAATCCTGTTTATCTACCAGCAGTACAATGGTTTTAAAATAGGTTTTCAGCACCTTATTTACCGGTACCAGTTCCAGGCGGTATTGCCGGGCATTTTCTGATACGGCGGAAGTAAAGTCTGCATTATCCAGCACAGTACCCCGTACACAATCTACCGTAATCCGGTTTACCTGTTCAAACAGTTTATTGCTTTTACCAGACACCTTATTCTCCCGCTGGGCATCTTTGATACGGATATCTTTTCCGTTGATGACCAACAGATAGTAGGATGGCTGCTGATATTCCATTCTTACTTTATTCTCTTTTTTAAACCAGAACTTTCCTTTGGATACAATTTTATCCGACAGCATGCTCAGGTTCTTTTCCTGCACAAAATCACATTGAATACTTTGTGTATTCTGTGCTGCCCGGGCAAACTGCTGTTTCAGCGGCGCCAGGTCTGTTACCGGCTTAAAACCGGATTGTGCGAAGACCGGTAAACCCGCCACGCAGCAAATTAAGCAGATGATCCATTTATGCATAAGCGGATACGTTTAACATTTTATCAATTCTTTCCAGGCGATACCCTTTAGCGCGGATATCCGCAATCAGCTGCGGTAAGATATCAGCCGTAATCCGGCAGGTATCGTGCAACAGGATCACAGCGCCTGGCTGCAGCTGGCTAATAATCTTATGCAGCAATGCTGTTTTATCTGTGGCCACCGTATCCAGCGATCGGATATTCCAGCCTACCGGCAGATAACCACCTGTTTGTATGGCTTTGGCCAGGTTAGGATTGGTAACGCCATAGGGCGGCCGGAACA
Coding sequences within:
- a CDS encoding outer membrane lipoprotein carrier protein LolA, with product MHKWIICLICCVAGLPVFAQSGFKPVTDLAPLKQQFARAAQNTQSIQCDFVQEKNLSMLSDKIVSKGKFWFKKENKVRMEYQQPSYYLLVINGKDIRIKDAQRENKVSGKSNKLFEQVNRITVDCVRGTVLDNADFTSAVSENARQYRLELVPVNKVLKTYFKTIVLLVDKQDYSVASITMQEQSGDDTTISFLHKQLNSQIPDAVFSVK